The proteins below are encoded in one region of Segatella copri:
- a CDS encoding SusD/RagB family nutrient-binding outer membrane lipoprotein, which translates to MNNIIKKYIGKSSLMMAFALMATGTAMTSCSDDTLSNINTDKTKVNELDPNAQLTTALLQTYGDFSLMDTYRNYITGFPQYFAGGYNVSNYAGSNFREDDMTRRVWDRYYEISIKNLVDAIHKSTDKANLNAALRIHRVYLTAVLADTYGDVPCSEAGLGYISGISTPKYDTVEELYSWFFEELDACEKQLGTGTDRISGDVTSMGGDVAKWKKYANALRMRYAMRISDVNPQKAKEEFEKAVAAGAIASAADDAYIKYADAPYTYYDGANDYDFRTNALGEILYGQDATSPTMICSTLFYQLQNTNDPRLYRICRHYYNIKRSQVKPDKEQNIDLTDDFLAYFKSKNLGEEPCNPGAAWYTDWMNTPTVDDLPTLKKYAEIDENTYANSDYIARASRPCLNIDFEMPSCPGDLMSYAEVEFLKAEAATKDWNVGGGDAESHYEAGVRASMELLNNYYLTSNKISKEEIDAFIASNPLGDNPKETINTQAWILHMMNPSEGWANLRRSDYPAILNRDLLTKNGFTYTDPDWSMPVRLQYPVLEAQYNNANYKAAIDRMGGTDDWHKRLWWDKADVNLQPDFNPPFGKGYSK; encoded by the coding sequence ATGAACAATATAATCAAGAAATATATAGGTAAGAGCAGCCTGATGATGGCTTTCGCCCTGATGGCAACCGGCACTGCGATGACTTCTTGCTCTGATGATACCTTGAGTAACATCAATACCGACAAGACCAAGGTGAACGAGCTCGACCCTAACGCACAGTTGACAACAGCTTTGTTGCAGACTTACGGTGACTTCAGTCTGATGGATACCTACCGTAACTATATAACGGGTTTTCCACAGTATTTCGCTGGTGGTTATAATGTATCCAATTACGCTGGTTCTAATTTCAGAGAAGATGATATGACCCGTCGTGTCTGGGACCGCTATTATGAAATCAGTATCAAGAACCTTGTGGATGCCATCCACAAATCTACTGACAAGGCAAACTTGAATGCGGCACTTCGTATCCATCGTGTCTATCTCACGGCAGTTTTGGCAGATACCTACGGTGACGTGCCTTGTTCGGAGGCAGGTCTGGGTTATATCTCAGGTATCTCCACCCCTAAGTATGATACCGTAGAGGAACTCTACAGCTGGTTCTTCGAGGAACTTGACGCTTGCGAGAAGCAGCTTGGCACAGGTACCGACCGCATTTCTGGTGATGTCACCAGCATGGGTGGTGATGTAGCTAAGTGGAAGAAGTATGCCAATGCACTCCGTATGCGCTATGCCATGCGCATTTCCGATGTTAATCCACAGAAGGCAAAGGAGGAGTTTGAGAAGGCTGTGGCTGCCGGTGCTATCGCCAGTGCTGCAGATGATGCTTATATCAAGTATGCTGATGCACCTTATACATATTATGATGGTGCCAATGATTATGATTTCCGTACCAATGCCTTGGGAGAGATTCTCTATGGTCAGGATGCCACATCGCCTACCATGATATGCTCTACCTTGTTCTATCAGTTGCAGAATACCAACGACCCTCGTCTCTATCGCATCTGCCGTCACTACTACAATATCAAGCGTAGTCAGGTGAAGCCAGATAAGGAGCAGAACATCGACTTGACCGATGATTTCCTGGCTTACTTCAAGAGCAAGAACCTCGGTGAGGAGCCTTGCAACCCTGGTGCAGCCTGGTACACAGACTGGATGAATACACCTACGGTGGATGACCTTCCTACCTTGAAGAAGTATGCAGAGATAGACGAGAACACTTATGCCAACTCTGATTATATAGCCCGAGCTAGTCGTCCTTGCCTGAACATCGACTTCGAGATGCCTTCTTGTCCTGGCGACTTGATGAGCTATGCTGAGGTGGAGTTCCTCAAGGCTGAGGCTGCAACCAAGGATTGGAATGTTGGTGGTGGTGATGCTGAGAGTCACTACGAGGCTGGTGTTCGTGCCAGCATGGAGTTGCTCAACAACTACTATCTTACATCCAACAAGATTTCCAAGGAAGAGATTGATGCGTTCATTGCCAGCAATCCGTTGGGTGACAATCCTAAGGAGACCATCAACACCCAGGCTTGGATTCTCCACATGATGAACCCTTCCGAGGGTTGGGCTAACTTGCGCCGCTCTGACTATCCTGCCATCTTGAATCGTGATCTCTTGACCAAGAATGGTTTCACTTATACGGATCCCGATTGGTCAATGCCTGTCCGCTTGCAGTATCCTGTATTGGAAGCTCAGTACAACAATGCCAACTACAAGGCTGCCATCGACCGCATGGGTGGTACAGACGATTGGCACAAGCGCCTCTGGTGGGACAAGGCTGATGTAAACCTTCAGCCAGACTTCAATCCTCCATTCGGAAAGGGATATAGCAAGTAG
- a CDS encoding glycoside hydrolase family 3 N-terminal domain-containing protein, with translation MKKILLSISLLALAYTASANVPVIKSDPKIEAQVEQTLKKLTLEEKIGQMMELVTDLFGANDKNGVFYIDEHKTDSILSRYKIGSILNAPNTCAPTAKQWEKYIAQIQKISMKRIGIPCVFGLDQNHGSTYTQGGTLFPQNINVAATFNREIARRSAEATAYETRAVSVPWTYSPTVDLGRDARWPRIWENFGEDCYLSSEMGKAMVYGFQGEDPNNIDQYHIATSMKHFMGYGVPWTGKDRTPAYISPADLREKHFAPFLAGLQAGALTVMVNSASVNGVPMHANKEFLTGWLKEETGWDGVLITDWADINNLYTREMVAKDKKDALRIAINAGIDMIMEPYSCDACGYLVELVKEGKIPMSRIDDACRRVLRMKYRLDLFKNPTQKLKNYPKFGGEEFAKLALEGATESMVLLKNEGNILPLQHGKKILLTGPNANQMRCLNGGWSYTWQGHRADEFAGKYNTIYEAFCNEYGKENVILNQGVTYNEKGKYWEENEPQIQEAVAAAKDADVIVACIGENSYTETPGNLTDLWLSENQRNLVKALAQTGKPVILVLNEGRPRLIADIEPLAQGIINILIPGNMGGDALANLVSGKSNFSGKMPYTYPKEINSLANYDFKKSEEVGTMEGAYDYNAKITQQWGFGYGLSYTSYKYSNLKVSQSDFRHGDIIKVSVDVKNTGKVAGKESVLLFSSDLIASVVPDGRRLRAFDKVELQPGETKTVTFELKADDLAFVGWNGKWRLEEGDFKLMIADQSADIHCTDTYQWPTANR, from the coding sequence ATGAAGAAAATTTTATTATCTATTTCATTGTTGGCATTGGCTTATACAGCCAGTGCCAATGTTCCGGTTATCAAGAGCGACCCTAAGATTGAGGCTCAGGTAGAACAAACTCTGAAGAAACTCACCTTGGAGGAAAAGATAGGTCAGATGATGGAATTGGTGACCGACCTCTTTGGTGCCAACGACAAGAATGGTGTGTTCTATATCGACGAGCACAAGACCGATTCTATCCTTTCCCGCTATAAGATTGGCTCTATCCTCAACGCTCCAAATACCTGCGCACCAACCGCTAAGCAGTGGGAGAAGTATATCGCACAAATCCAGAAGATCTCGATGAAGCGCATCGGCATCCCTTGTGTCTTCGGTCTCGACCAGAACCACGGTTCTACTTATACACAGGGTGGAACCCTCTTCCCGCAGAACATCAATGTGGCTGCCACCTTTAATCGTGAGATAGCTCGCCGTTCGGCTGAGGCTACCGCTTATGAGACTCGTGCGGTGAGCGTGCCTTGGACTTACAGTCCTACCGTTGATCTCGGTCGTGATGCCCGTTGGCCTCGCATCTGGGAGAACTTTGGCGAGGATTGCTACCTCAGTTCTGAGATGGGCAAGGCGATGGTCTATGGTTTCCAGGGCGAGGACCCAAACAACATCGACCAGTATCACATTGCTACTTCAATGAAGCACTTCATGGGCTATGGTGTGCCTTGGACCGGTAAAGACCGTACGCCAGCCTATATCTCTCCTGCCGACTTGCGAGAGAAGCACTTTGCTCCTTTCCTGGCGGGTCTGCAGGCTGGAGCCTTAACCGTGATGGTGAATTCCGCTTCCGTCAATGGTGTGCCGATGCATGCCAACAAGGAATTCCTGACAGGATGGCTGAAGGAAGAGACTGGATGGGATGGTGTGCTCATCACCGACTGGGCAGACATCAACAATCTCTATACTCGTGAGATGGTGGCAAAGGACAAGAAGGATGCGCTCCGCATCGCCATCAATGCCGGTATCGACATGATTATGGAACCTTATTCTTGCGATGCTTGTGGCTATCTTGTAGAACTGGTGAAGGAAGGTAAGATTCCGATGAGTCGCATCGACGATGCCTGTCGCCGTGTGCTTCGCATGAAGTACCGTCTCGACCTCTTCAAGAACCCAACCCAGAAACTGAAGAATTATCCTAAGTTTGGTGGTGAGGAGTTTGCCAAGCTCGCCTTGGAGGGAGCTACCGAAAGTATGGTGCTCCTGAAGAACGAGGGTAATATCCTTCCTTTGCAGCATGGCAAGAAGATTCTCCTTACAGGTCCTAATGCTAATCAGATGCGTTGTCTGAACGGTGGATGGAGCTATACCTGGCAGGGTCATCGTGCTGATGAGTTTGCCGGCAAGTACAATACCATCTATGAGGCATTCTGTAATGAGTATGGCAAGGAGAATGTTATCTTGAACCAGGGTGTTACCTATAATGAGAAGGGAAAATACTGGGAGGAGAACGAACCTCAGATTCAGGAGGCAGTGGCTGCAGCGAAGGATGCTGACGTCATCGTGGCTTGCATTGGCGAGAACTCCTATACAGAGACTCCGGGCAACCTGACCGACCTTTGGCTCTCAGAGAACCAGCGTAATCTGGTCAAGGCTTTGGCTCAGACAGGCAAGCCTGTCATCTTGGTGCTGAATGAAGGTCGTCCTCGTCTCATCGCTGACATCGAACCATTGGCACAGGGCATCATCAACATCCTTATCCCTGGCAACATGGGCGGCGATGCTTTGGCAAACCTGGTATCGGGCAAGTCAAACTTCAGTGGCAAGATGCCTTACACCTATCCTAAGGAAATCAATTCGCTCGCCAACTATGACTTCAAGAAGAGTGAGGAGGTGGGTACGATGGAAGGTGCTTACGACTATAATGCGAAGATTACCCAGCAGTGGGGCTTCGGATATGGTTTGAGTTATACCTCTTACAAATATAGCAACCTGAAGGTTTCTCAGTCTGATTTCCGCCACGGCGACATCATCAAGGTGAGCGTGGATGTGAAGAATACGGGAAAGGTGGCAGGCAAGGAGAGTGTCCTCCTGTTCAGTAGCGATCTCATCGCTAGTGTTGTGCCTGATGGCCGTCGTCTCCGTGCCTTCGACAAGGTGGAACTTCAGCCTGGTGAGACCAAGACCGTGACATTTGAATTAAAGGCAGACGATTTGGCCTTCGTAGGTTGGAATGGCAAATGGAGATTGGAGGAAGGCGATTTCAAGTTGATGATTGCCGACCAGAGTGCTGATATCCATTGCACTGATACTTATCAGTGGCCTACTGCCAACCGATAA
- a CDS encoding DNA recombination protein RmuC, with protein MEIVIGIIIGLAIGFFVGKLMEAKSAGEEKTQLVAKAQVLAANIEQIKLHHASEVQSMKSQMENERLYAAKLRAESDQQWAQKLESLKQEMHRMTIEQQKVAAEQLAAKQSALQETNRLQMDELLKPIKEQFADFKKSVEESKTQNEVNKKELQNTFEATMKLFQQEQQQAVLNLKEQTEKIGSDAANLTKALKGDSKMQGDWGEMVLETILENSGLRKDEEFFIQENTKDEEGKNYRPDVIVRFPEGRSVVIDSKVSLTAYSDALAAEDEAEQERLMKAHALSVRKHIDELAAKDYSKLVDDAIGFVLMFIPNETSYIAAMKQQPDLSRYAYQKKIIIISPSNLLMALQLAYNLWQYDRQNKNVEKIVKTAADLYDKVAGFEDTFMSVGDLITRLSGTFDKAKKQLYDGTGNVMRRVESLKGLGVTPKKQIKELDNL; from the coding sequence ATGGAAATAGTAATTGGAATCATCATAGGGCTTGCCATCGGATTCTTCGTGGGGAAACTGATGGAAGCAAAAAGTGCGGGAGAGGAGAAAACCCAGCTCGTAGCGAAAGCTCAAGTGCTGGCGGCTAACATCGAACAGATAAAACTGCATCATGCTTCTGAGGTTCAATCAATGAAATCTCAAATGGAGAACGAGCGGCTGTATGCGGCGAAACTCAGGGCGGAAAGCGACCAGCAGTGGGCACAGAAACTCGAGAGTCTGAAGCAGGAAATGCACCGAATGACGATAGAACAGCAGAAGGTGGCGGCTGAGCAGTTGGCTGCCAAGCAGTCGGCTCTGCAGGAAACCAACCGTCTGCAGATGGATGAACTCCTGAAACCTATCAAGGAACAGTTTGCTGATTTCAAGAAATCGGTAGAGGAGAGCAAAACCCAGAACGAGGTGAACAAGAAGGAACTGCAGAACACCTTCGAGGCAACGATGAAACTCTTCCAGCAGGAACAGCAGCAGGCTGTACTGAACCTGAAGGAGCAGACCGAGAAGATTGGCTCCGATGCTGCCAACCTGACCAAGGCATTGAAGGGCGACAGCAAGATGCAGGGCGACTGGGGCGAGATGGTGCTGGAAACCATCCTGGAGAACAGCGGACTTCGTAAAGATGAGGAATTCTTCATTCAGGAGAATACGAAAGATGAAGAGGGAAAGAACTATCGTCCGGATGTCATCGTCCGATTCCCGGAAGGCAGAAGTGTGGTCATCGATTCCAAGGTTTCGCTTACCGCCTATTCCGATGCTCTGGCAGCTGAAGATGAGGCTGAACAGGAACGCCTGATGAAGGCACATGCGCTGAGCGTACGAAAGCACATCGATGAACTGGCAGCCAAAGACTATTCCAAACTGGTGGATGATGCCATCGGCTTCGTACTGATGTTCATCCCTAACGAGACCAGCTATATCGCAGCGATGAAGCAGCAGCCGGATCTCAGCCGTTATGCTTATCAGAAGAAGATTATTATCATCTCACCAAGCAATCTGCTCATGGCACTCCAGCTTGCCTATAATCTCTGGCAGTATGACCGGCAAAACAAGAATGTGGAGAAAATCGTGAAGACGGCTGCTGATCTGTATGATAAGGTGGCTGGCTTCGAAGATACCTTTATGAGTGTGGGTGATCTGATAACCCGTCTTTCGGGTACTTTTGATAAGGCAAAGAAGCAACTCTATGACGGCACCGGCAATGTGATGAGAAGGGTAGAGAGCCTGAAGGGACTTGGAGTGACACCGAAAAAGCAGATCAAGGAACTGGATAATCTGTAA